One genomic window of Micromonospora sp. WMMD1128 includes the following:
- the xylA gene encoding xylose isomerase — translation MSVQPTREDKFSFGLWTVGWEARDPFGEATRPALDPIETVHKLAELGAYGVGFHDDDLVPFGADAATRDRIVAAFKKALDETGLIVPSVTTNLFQQPIFKDGGFTSNDRNVRRYALRKVLRQMDLGAELGSRILVLWGGREGSEYDSAKDVRAALDRYAEALNLLAQYSEDRGYGYRFAIEPKPNEPRGDILLPTAGHAIAFTQELDRPELFGINPEVGHEQMSNLNFTHGIAQALWHKKLFHIDLNGQHGPKYDQDLVFGHGDLLNAFSTVDLLENGLDGASPYDGPRHFDYKPSRTEDFDGVWESVKANIRMYLLLKERAKAFRADPEVQEALAAAKVGELSTPTLNPGESYADLLADRSAFEDFDVTVPGAQGYGFIRLNQLAVEHLIGAR, via the coding sequence GTGTCTGTGCAGCCCACACGTGAGGACAAGTTCTCCTTCGGTCTCTGGACCGTCGGCTGGGAAGCACGCGACCCGTTCGGCGAGGCCACCCGTCCCGCGCTCGACCCGATCGAGACCGTGCACAAGCTCGCCGAGCTCGGGGCGTACGGCGTCGGCTTCCACGACGACGACCTGGTGCCGTTCGGCGCGGACGCCGCGACCCGCGACCGCATCGTCGCCGCCTTCAAGAAGGCGCTCGACGAGACCGGGCTCATCGTCCCGTCGGTGACCACCAACCTGTTCCAGCAGCCCATCTTCAAGGACGGCGGCTTCACCAGCAACGATCGCAACGTTCGGCGCTACGCGCTGCGCAAGGTGCTGCGCCAGATGGACCTCGGCGCCGAGCTGGGCTCCAGGATCCTGGTGCTGTGGGGCGGCCGTGAGGGCTCGGAGTACGACTCCGCGAAGGACGTCCGGGCCGCGCTCGACCGCTACGCCGAGGCGTTGAACCTGCTCGCGCAGTACTCGGAGGACCGCGGCTACGGCTACCGCTTCGCCATCGAGCCGAAGCCGAACGAGCCTCGCGGCGACATCCTGCTCCCGACCGCCGGCCACGCCATCGCGTTCACCCAGGAGCTGGACCGGCCCGAGCTGTTCGGCATCAACCCCGAGGTCGGCCACGAGCAGATGTCGAACCTCAACTTCACCCACGGCATCGCCCAGGCGCTGTGGCACAAGAAGTTGTTCCACATCGACCTGAACGGTCAGCACGGCCCGAAGTACGACCAGGACCTGGTCTTCGGTCACGGCGACCTGCTCAACGCGTTCTCCACGGTCGACCTGCTGGAGAACGGCCTCGACGGCGCCAGCCCCTACGACGGCCCGCGGCACTTCGACTACAAGCCGTCGCGCACCGAGGACTTCGACGGCGTCTGGGAGTCGGTCAAGGCCAACATCCGGATGTACCTGCTGCTCAAGGAGCGGGCCAAGGCGTTCCGCGCGGACCCCGAGGTGCAGGAGGCGCTGGCCGCCGCGAAGGTCGGCGAGCTGTCCACCCCGACCCTGAACCCGGGCGAGAGCTACGCCGACCTGCTCGCCGACCGCAGCGCGTTCGAGGACTTCGACGTGACCGTCCCCGGCGCCCAGGGCTACGGGTTCATCCGGCTCAACCAGCTGGCCGTCGAGCACCTGATCGGGGCGCGCTGA
- a CDS encoding ROK family protein, with the protein MTARLTSASSAPVRQSSVRAHNLALVLSTVADSADPPSRAAVATLTGLTRATVSALVDDLIAGGLLTELDPPPRTGAGRPAAGLALASTGPAGLGLEINVDYLAVCVVDLTGAVRQRLVEHADQRPAAAADALAALGRLAARARHAAEADGLVVAGAALAVPGLVSAGSVLDAPNLGWQNVDALALLRGVPELADLSIVVENEANLAALGELRVAGGEQTFLYVSGEIGIGAGLVIDGQLYRGARGWSGEIGHVTVHPDGRACRCGSNGCLEQYAGQEALGAGEPQAAAALGIALAAVVNLLDVPVIVLGGAYATYFDRLRDGIEAELRRRVLTARLAPVTLRAARLGTNAAVRGAADAVVRGVRDDPAAWLRRVG; encoded by the coding sequence GTGACGGCTCGGTTGACCTCCGCATCGAGCGCCCCCGTCCGGCAGTCGAGTGTGCGCGCTCACAATCTCGCGCTGGTGCTGAGCACCGTGGCGGACAGCGCGGACCCGCCGTCCCGGGCCGCGGTCGCGACCCTCACCGGGCTCACCCGGGCCACCGTCTCGGCGCTTGTCGACGACCTGATCGCGGGCGGCCTGCTGACCGAGCTGGACCCGCCGCCGCGCACCGGAGCCGGCCGCCCGGCGGCCGGGCTCGCGCTCGCCTCGACCGGTCCGGCCGGGCTCGGCCTGGAGATCAACGTCGACTACCTGGCCGTCTGTGTGGTCGACCTGACCGGCGCGGTCCGGCAGCGCCTCGTCGAGCACGCCGACCAGCGCCCGGCCGCGGCGGCCGACGCGCTCGCCGCACTCGGCCGGCTGGCCGCCCGCGCCCGGCACGCCGCCGAGGCCGACGGGCTGGTGGTGGCCGGCGCCGCCCTCGCGGTCCCCGGCCTGGTCTCGGCCGGGTCGGTCCTGGACGCGCCGAACCTGGGCTGGCAGAACGTGGACGCACTGGCGCTGCTGCGCGGCGTGCCGGAGCTCGCCGACCTGTCGATCGTCGTCGAGAACGAGGCCAACCTCGCCGCCCTCGGTGAGTTGCGGGTCGCGGGGGGCGAGCAGACGTTCCTGTACGTCTCCGGCGAGATCGGCATCGGCGCCGGGCTGGTGATCGACGGCCAGCTGTACCGCGGCGCGCGCGGCTGGAGCGGCGAGATCGGTCACGTGACGGTCCACCCCGACGGGCGGGCCTGCCGCTGCGGCTCGAACGGCTGCCTGGAGCAGTACGCCGGTCAGGAGGCGCTCGGCGCGGGTGAGCCGCAGGCCGCCGCGGCGCTGGGCATCGCGCTGGCCGCGGTGGTCAACCTGCTGGACGTGCCGGTGATCGTGCTGGGCGGGGCCTATGCGACCTACTTCGACCGGCTGCGCGACGGCATCGAGGCCGAGTTGCGGCGCCGGGTGCTGACCGCGAGGCTCGCGCCGGTCACGCTGCGGGCCGCCCGGCTGGGCACGAACGCCGCGGTGCGCGGGGCGGCGGACGCGGTGGTACGGGGCGTGCGCGACGATCCGGCGGCCTGGCTGCGGCGGGTCGGCTGA
- a CDS encoding sugar phosphate isomerase/epimerase, producing MSNSPAVNLWTIRDELAADRHGALRRVAGLGYRGVEPFEALDDPAGLRAAAEDAGLAVCSAHSHRFFTADRDAALEAVATLGTDLAIVGTGLPDDAFTGPAALERTADALNALAERAAGYGLRIGYHNYWSEFAARVDGRHALEALADLVAPDVLFELDTYWAAVGGADVPAVLDRLGARVPAVHLKDGPITADAPHVALGRGAMPTAEILAATPAGALRIVEMKASDGDVFAALAASHAYLNSPSARPG from the coding sequence ATGTCGAACTCGCCAGCGGTCAACCTGTGGACCATCCGGGACGAGCTGGCGGCCGACCGCCACGGCGCGCTACGGCGCGTGGCCGGTCTCGGCTACCGCGGCGTCGAGCCCTTCGAGGCTCTCGACGACCCGGCCGGCCTGCGTGCGGCGGCCGAGGATGCCGGCCTCGCCGTCTGCAGCGCCCACTCGCACCGGTTCTTCACCGCCGACCGCGACGCGGCCCTGGAAGCCGTGGCGACGCTCGGCACCGACCTGGCCATCGTCGGAACCGGCCTCCCCGACGACGCCTTCACCGGCCCGGCGGCACTGGAGCGCACCGCCGACGCGCTCAACGCGCTCGCCGAGCGGGCCGCCGGGTACGGCCTGCGGATCGGCTACCACAACTACTGGTCCGAGTTCGCCGCCCGGGTCGACGGCCGGCACGCCCTGGAGGCCCTGGCCGACCTGGTGGCCCCGGATGTCCTCTTCGAGCTCGACACCTACTGGGCGGCCGTCGGCGGCGCCGACGTACCGGCCGTCCTCGACCGGCTCGGCGCGCGGGTGCCGGCCGTACACCTGAAGGACGGCCCGATCACCGCGGACGCCCCGCACGTCGCCCTCGGGCGGGGCGCGATGCCGACGGCGGAGATCCTGGCCGCCACCCCGGCCGGCGCGCTGCGCATCGTCGAGATGAAGGCCAGCGACGGCGACGTCTTCGCGGCGCTCGCGGCGAGCCACGCCTACCTGAACTCGCCTTCAGCCCGGCCCGGGTAG